The following are from one region of the Fundidesulfovibrio soli genome:
- a CDS encoding TolC family protein — MTKTPAPLRLIVLPLACCAAVCACLLLSPARAAETLDLNALVGEALKNNPELSAGQHRVTSARHRIPQAKALPDPSVSAGYTNTGLSQYTFGNSYDALWAFGVSQTVPFPGKLVQKGRVAEKEMETLGLQLHALRLSTVARVKELYYDLFTAHRTIEILEDKAKLLEQVEKAALARYASGLGDQRDAVMAQTEKYMLAEKEQMVRQRLSTLEGMLNSVLGREVNSPLAKPAEPSKAPYKRSLEDLLVKASFDSPDTKARMKKVERAEAKVSQSKAEFVPDVTLSAGYSQKGWKVAQEPQAVTGPDGSELLGPAGIKQKWQDMWSAGVSVTVPLYFFVKQAEGLKESRADLAESRYDLEAGKNLVAAAIRENYAALQSAEKLSELFASGTLPKTRQDFQLAAASYAGGKGDIYAVVARLKSLLDYEAQYWIQLAEKQKAIARLESLAGFSDGLNIPKPLDDNGGSAKESPKEAASGAHSAQAKPK; from the coding sequence ATGACCAAGACGCCCGCCCCGCTCCGCCTGATCGTACTGCCGCTGGCCTGCTGCGCGGCCGTCTGCGCCTGCCTGCTGCTCTCCCCGGCGCGGGCCGCGGAGACGCTGGACCTCAACGCCCTGGTGGGCGAGGCCCTGAAGAACAATCCCGAGCTGAGCGCCGGACAGCATCGCGTGACCTCCGCCCGGCACCGCATCCCCCAGGCCAAGGCCCTGCCCGACCCCTCGGTCTCCGCCGGGTACACCAACACTGGGCTGTCCCAGTACACCTTCGGGAATTCCTACGACGCGCTGTGGGCTTTCGGCGTCTCCCAGACCGTGCCCTTCCCGGGCAAGCTCGTGCAGAAGGGCCGCGTGGCCGAAAAGGAAATGGAGACGCTGGGGCTGCAGCTGCACGCCCTGCGTCTGAGCACCGTCGCCCGGGTCAAGGAGCTCTACTACGACCTGTTCACGGCGCACCGCACCATCGAGATCCTCGAGGACAAGGCCAAGCTGCTGGAACAGGTGGAGAAGGCCGCCCTGGCCCGCTACGCCTCCGGCCTGGGCGACCAGCGCGACGCCGTGATGGCCCAGACCGAAAAGTACATGCTCGCGGAGAAGGAGCAGATGGTCCGCCAGCGCCTCTCCACCCTGGAGGGCATGCTCAACTCCGTGCTCGGGCGCGAGGTGAATTCCCCCCTGGCCAAGCCCGCCGAGCCCTCCAAGGCGCCCTATAAGCGCAGCCTGGAGGATCTGCTGGTCAAGGCATCCTTCGACTCCCCCGACACCAAGGCCCGGATGAAGAAGGTGGAGCGGGCTGAAGCCAAAGTCTCTCAATCCAAGGCCGAGTTCGTGCCGGACGTGACCCTCTCGGCCGGCTACTCCCAGAAGGGCTGGAAGGTCGCGCAGGAGCCCCAGGCGGTCACCGGCCCGGACGGTTCGGAGCTCCTTGGCCCGGCCGGCATCAAGCAGAAGTGGCAGGACATGTGGAGCGCGGGCGTCTCCGTGACGGTGCCGCTGTACTTCTTCGTCAAGCAGGCCGAAGGGCTCAAGGAGTCCCGGGCGGACCTGGCCGAGTCCCGCTACGACCTGGAGGCGGGCAAAAACCTCGTGGCCGCAGCCATCCGCGAGAACTACGCCGCCCTGCAGTCCGCCGAGAAGCTGAGCGAACTGTTCGCCAGCGGCACCCTGCCCAAGACCCGGCAGGACTTCCAGCTTGCGGCCGCAAGCTACGCCGGGGGCAAGGGCGACATCTACGCAGTGGTCGCCCGGCTCAAGTCCTTGCTGGACTATGAGGCGCAGTACTGGATTCAGCTGGCCGAGAAGCAGAAGGCCATCGCCCGGCTGGAGAGCCTGGCGGGCTTCTCCGACGGCCTGAACATCCCCAAACCATTGGACGACAACGGCGGCTCCGCCAAGGAATCGCCGAAGGAAGCCGCCTCGGGCGCGCACAGCGCCCAGGCCAAACCGAAGTGA
- the groL gene encoding chaperonin GroEL (60 kDa chaperone family; promotes refolding of misfolded polypeptides especially under stressful conditions; forms two stacked rings of heptamers to form a barrel-shaped 14mer; ends can be capped by GroES; misfolded proteins enter the barrel where they are refolded when GroES binds), giving the protein MSAKEILYDAKAREKLKRGVDKLANAVKVTLGPKGRNVVIEKSFGSPIITKDGVTVAKEVELEDKFENMGAQMVKEVASKTSDVAGDGTTTATILAQAVFNEGVKLVAAGRNPMAIKRGIDKAVEALVAELGVLAKPTRDQKEIAQVGTISANSDATIGNIIAEAMNKVGKEGVITVEEAKGLETTLDVVEGMQFDRGYLSPYFVTDPEKMVVELDDPFILINEKKVSSMKDLLPVLEQVAKMAKPLLIVAEDVEGEALATLVVNKLRGTLQVCAVKAPGFGERRKAMLQDIAILTGGQAVSEDLGIKLESLGLNDLGRAKRVIIDKDNTTIIDGAGDNETIKARVKQIRAQIEETTSSYDREKLQERLAKIVGGVAVINVGAATETEMKEKKARVEDALNATRAAVEEGIVPGGGVALVRSLTALDKVKAVDDDETAGIEIVRRACEAPLRQISGNAGFEGSIVVAKVRDGKEGYGFNAATGEYEDLIKAGVIDPKKVTRIALQNAASVSGLLLTTECAIAEKPEAKKDAPAMPGGMGGMGGMY; this is encoded by the coding sequence ATGTCCGCCAAAGAGATTCTTTACGACGCCAAGGCCCGCGAGAAGCTGAAGAGGGGCGTTGACAAGCTCGCCAACGCCGTGAAGGTGACCCTGGGCCCCAAGGGCCGCAACGTCGTGATCGAGAAGAGCTTCGGCTCCCCGATCATCACCAAGGACGGCGTCACCGTCGCCAAGGAAGTCGAACTTGAGGACAAGTTCGAGAACATGGGCGCCCAGATGGTGAAGGAAGTCGCCTCCAAGACCTCCGACGTCGCCGGCGACGGCACCACCACCGCCACCATCCTGGCCCAGGCCGTGTTCAACGAGGGCGTGAAGCTCGTGGCCGCCGGCCGCAACCCCATGGCCATCAAGCGCGGCATCGACAAGGCCGTCGAGGCCCTGGTGGCTGAGCTGGGCGTGCTCGCCAAGCCCACCCGCGACCAGAAGGAGATCGCCCAGGTCGGCACCATCTCCGCCAACTCCGACGCCACCATCGGCAACATCATCGCCGAGGCCATGAACAAGGTCGGCAAGGAAGGCGTGATCACGGTCGAGGAGGCCAAGGGCCTGGAGACCACCCTGGACGTCGTCGAGGGCATGCAGTTCGACCGCGGCTACCTCTCCCCCTATTTCGTCACCGACCCCGAGAAGATGGTCGTCGAGCTGGATGACCCCTTCATCCTGATCAACGAGAAGAAGGTCTCCTCCATGAAGGACCTTCTGCCCGTGCTCGAGCAGGTCGCCAAGATGGCCAAGCCCCTGCTGATCGTCGCCGAGGACGTCGAGGGCGAAGCCCTGGCCACCCTGGTGGTCAACAAGCTGCGCGGCACCCTGCAGGTCTGCGCCGTGAAGGCCCCCGGCTTCGGCGAGCGCCGCAAGGCCATGCTCCAGGACATCGCCATCCTCACCGGCGGCCAGGCCGTCTCCGAGGACCTGGGCATCAAGCTGGAGAGCCTGGGCCTGAACGACCTTGGCCGCGCCAAGCGCGTCATCATCGACAAGGACAACACCACCATCATCGACGGCGCCGGCGACAACGAGACCATCAAGGCTCGTGTGAAGCAGATCCGCGCCCAGATCGAAGAGACCACCTCCTCCTACGATCGTGAGAAGCTCCAGGAGCGCCTGGCCAAGATCGTCGGCGGCGTCGCCGTGATCAACGTCGGTGCGGCCACCGAGACCGAGATGAAGGAGAAGAAGGCCCGCGTCGAGGACGCCCTGAACGCCACCCGCGCGGCCGTCGAAGAGGGCATCGTCCCCGGCGGCGGCGTGGCCCTGGTGCGCAGCCTGACCGCTCTGGACAAGGTCAAGGCCGTTGACGACGACGAAACCGCCGGCATCGAGATCGTGCGCCGCGCCTGCGAGGCTCCCCTGCGCCAGATCTCCGGCAACGCCGGGTTCGAAGGCTCCATCGTGGTGGCCAAGGTGCGCGACGGCAAGGAAGGCTACGGCTTCAACGCCGCCACCGGCGAGTACGAAGACCTGATCAAGGCCGGCGTCATCGACCCCAAGAAGGTCACCCGCATCGCCCTGCAGAACGCCGCTTCCGTCTCCGGCCTGCTGCTCACCACCGAGTGCGCCATCGCCGAGAAGCCCGAAGCCAAGAAGGACGCCCCCGCCATGCCCGGCGGCATGGGCGGCATGGGCGGCATGTACTAG
- the groES gene encoding co-chaperone GroES, which produces MKLKPLNDRVLVKRLEEELVTKGGIIIPDSAKEKPMRGEVIAVGPGKLADDGKRTKLAVEKGEKVLFNKYAGTELKIDGEEFLMMREDDILAVID; this is translated from the coding sequence ATGAAGCTCAAACCCCTCAACGACCGCGTTCTCGTGAAGCGCCTCGAAGAAGAACTGGTGACCAAGGGCGGCATCATCATCCCCGATTCCGCCAAAGAGAAGCCCATGCGCGGCGAAGTCATCGCCGTGGGCCCCGGCAAGCTCGCCGACGACGGCAAGCGCACCAAGCTCGCCGTCGAGAAGGGCGAGAAGGTCCTCTTCAACAAGTACGCCGGCACCGAGCTGAAGATCGACGGCGAAGAGTTCCTGATGATGCGCGAGGACGACATCCTGGCCGTCATCGACTAA
- a CDS encoding methyl-accepting chemotaxis protein: protein MRWKDVRIQWKFAIGFGAVLLFMLTASLISITGVNSIVDDAKIVIVGNKLRGEFTQRIVDHLNWASKLSEFLNSSKATTLEVQINPRQCAFGKWYYGDGRTEAERLVPGVAPLLADIERYHDGLHRSAGTIKEKFVPVNPELGGFLRDKLGDHLKWSNAVLKALADENSRKAEVESDPHKCGLGRWLYSDEMAGLRQADPEFDKQIAAVYGPHERLHESVVRINALLGEGRHGDAKKYFHDVTEKEAGLALASLTGVIGWHNARMLTAEEAKKVYSSETIPNLVKVQELLDKTKQTISDHIMTDQAMLEAAAHTRTTIIAATAVALPLAIALAVLLARGIVGPVRKGVAFAQRMAAGDMSQDLDVDQKDEIGMLAAALREMTGRLSEVMSEVVEGAGNVASGAQELSATSETLSQGASQQAASVEEVSSSMDEMASNIQHNAENAAQTEALALKAAQDAEAGGQAVAMTVGAMKQIAEKISIIEEISRQTNLLALNAAIEAARAGEHGKGFAVVAAEVRKLAERSGRAATEISALSADSVAVADKAGKMLKEIVPDIRRTAALIQEISAASREQNSGAGQINQAVQQLDQVVQQNASASEEMASTAEELSSQAEQLLSTVSFFKLKDGGGAASRPARALPGGAWTPRKGSGSGSGT from the coding sequence ATGCGTTGGAAGGATGTAAGGATCCAATGGAAGTTCGCTATTGGTTTCGGTGCCGTGCTCCTCTTCATGCTCACCGCGAGCCTGATCTCAATCACAGGCGTCAACTCGATCGTTGACGACGCCAAGATCGTCATCGTGGGCAACAAGCTGAGGGGGGAATTCACACAGAGGATCGTCGACCACCTGAACTGGGCGAGCAAGCTCAGCGAGTTCCTGAACAGCTCCAAGGCCACCACGCTCGAGGTGCAGATCAACCCGCGACAGTGCGCCTTCGGCAAATGGTATTACGGCGATGGCCGCACGGAGGCCGAACGGCTCGTGCCCGGCGTCGCTCCCCTGCTGGCGGACATCGAGCGCTACCACGACGGGCTGCACCGCTCCGCGGGCACCATCAAGGAGAAGTTCGTCCCCGTGAACCCGGAGCTCGGCGGGTTCCTGCGCGACAAGCTGGGGGATCACCTGAAGTGGTCCAACGCCGTGCTCAAGGCCCTGGCCGACGAGAACAGCCGCAAGGCCGAGGTGGAGTCCGACCCGCACAAGTGCGGGCTCGGCAGGTGGCTCTACTCCGACGAGATGGCCGGGCTCAGGCAGGCCGACCCCGAGTTCGACAAGCAGATCGCCGCGGTCTACGGCCCGCACGAGCGCCTGCATGAGAGCGTGGTCCGCATCAACGCCCTTCTGGGCGAGGGCCGCCACGGAGACGCGAAGAAATATTTCCACGACGTCACGGAAAAGGAGGCGGGCCTCGCCCTGGCATCCCTCACCGGCGTCATCGGCTGGCACAACGCCCGGATGCTCACAGCCGAGGAGGCCAAGAAGGTCTACTCCTCGGAGACCATCCCCAACCTCGTCAAGGTCCAGGAACTCCTGGACAAGACCAAGCAGACCATCAGCGACCACATCATGACCGACCAGGCCATGCTGGAGGCCGCCGCGCACACGCGCACGACAATCATCGCGGCCACGGCCGTGGCCCTGCCGCTGGCCATCGCGCTGGCGGTGCTGCTGGCCCGGGGCATCGTGGGCCCGGTGCGGAAGGGCGTGGCCTTCGCCCAGCGCATGGCCGCGGGCGACATGAGCCAGGACCTGGACGTGGACCAGAAGGATGAGATCGGCATGCTCGCCGCCGCCCTGCGCGAGATGACCGGGCGCTTGAGCGAAGTCATGAGCGAGGTGGTGGAGGGCGCGGGCAACGTGGCCTCGGGCGCGCAGGAGCTCTCGGCCACCTCGGAGACGCTCTCCCAGGGGGCCTCGCAGCAGGCCGCCAGCGTGGAGGAGGTGTCCTCCTCCATGGACGAGATGGCCTCCAACATCCAGCACAACGCGGAGAACGCCGCGCAGACCGAGGCCCTGGCCCTGAAGGCCGCGCAGGATGCCGAGGCCGGGGGGCAGGCCGTGGCCATGACCGTGGGGGCCATGAAACAGATCGCGGAAAAAATCTCCATCATCGAGGAGATCTCGCGCCAGACCAACCTCCTGGCGCTCAACGCCGCCATCGAGGCGGCCCGCGCGGGCGAGCACGGCAAGGGCTTCGCGGTGGTGGCGGCCGAGGTGCGCAAGCTCGCCGAGCGTTCGGGCCGCGCGGCGACGGAGATATCGGCCCTCTCCGCCGATTCCGTGGCCGTGGCGGACAAGGCGGGGAAGATGCTCAAGGAGATCGTGCCGGACATCCGCAGGACGGCCGCGCTCATCCAGGAGATCTCCGCCGCCTCCCGCGAACAGAACAGCGGGGCGGGCCAGATCAACCAGGCCGTGCAGCAGCTGGACCAGGTCGTCCAGCAGAACGCCTCCGCCTCTGAGGAGATGGCCTCCACGGCGGAGGAACTCTCCAGCCAGGCCGAGCAGCTGCTCTCCACCGTGAGCTTCTTCAAGCTGAAGGACGGCGGCGGGGCAGCCTCCCGGCCTGCTCGCGCCCTGCCTGGCGGCGCCTGGACCCCGCGCAAGGGGTCAGGGTCGGGGTCAGGAACTTGA
- the motA gene encoding flagellar motor stator protein MotA, producing the protein MNAIIGIVVVLGSVIGGYVLSHGQLIVLVQPYEFLTIGGAAFGAFFISAPMSTAIDVLKHIPQIFTAKEDSKAFYLELLSLMYELFQLARRSGAVALDAHVNRPADSEVFRRYASVSKNKTVLNFICDNLKIVIAGNIEQHHYEAIMDTDISTRKHHDNMPAASVSKIADSLPGLGIVAAVLGIVITMGDINQPPEVLGKHIAAALVGTFLGVLLCYGFVGPMGSLLEHQAAAKQARLKVVKSALMGYSIGLAPILAVEYARRAIPSNVQPSMEELEEGMKKGG; encoded by the coding sequence ATGAACGCCATCATAGGCATTGTCGTTGTCCTGGGCAGCGTCATCGGCGGCTACGTGCTTTCGCACGGTCAGCTGATCGTGCTCGTCCAGCCTTACGAGTTCCTGACCATCGGCGGGGCGGCTTTCGGCGCGTTCTTCATTTCCGCGCCCATGAGCACCGCCATCGACGTGCTCAAGCACATCCCCCAGATCTTCACGGCCAAGGAGGACTCCAAGGCCTTCTACCTGGAGCTGCTCTCCCTGATGTACGAGCTGTTCCAGCTGGCCCGCCGCTCCGGCGCCGTGGCCCTGGACGCGCACGTCAATCGGCCCGCGGATTCCGAAGTGTTCCGCCGCTACGCCTCGGTCTCCAAGAACAAGACCGTGCTCAACTTCATCTGCGACAACCTGAAGATCGTCATCGCGGGCAACATCGAGCAGCACCACTACGAAGCCATCATGGACACCGACATCTCCACCCGCAAACACCACGACAACATGCCCGCGGCCTCCGTGAGCAAGATCGCGGACTCCCTGCCGGGCCTGGGCATCGTGGCGGCGGTGCTGGGCATCGTCATCACCATGGGCGACATCAACCAGCCCCCCGAGGTGCTCGGCAAACACATCGCGGCGGCCCTGGTCGGCACCTTCCTGGGCGTGCTGCTCTGCTACGGCTTCGTCGGCCCCATGGGCTCCCTGCTGGAGCACCAGGCCGCGGCCAAGCAGGCCCGGCTCAAGGTGGTCAAGTCCGCGCTGATGGGCTACTCCATCGGGCTGGCCCCCATCCTGGCCGTGGAGTACGCGCGGCGGGCCATCCCCTCCAACGTGCAGCCCTCCATGGAGGAGCTTGAGGAAGGCATGAAGAAGGGCGGCTGA
- a CDS encoding efflux RND transporter permease subunit produces the protein MIIQSIIGFSGRNRLVVAIMCATLGLWGVWAMRNAPLDAIPDLSDPQVIVYTEWQGRSPDLVEDQVTYPIVTSLLAAPGVQAVRGFSFLGSSFIYVIFKEGTDIYWARSRVLEYLQSVRAKIPADVNPVLGPDATSLGWGFSYALVDTSGQLDLSQLRSLQDWNVKLALESVPGVSEVASLGGFVRQYQITVDPGRLFSYGLPLQKVLEAVRLSNNDVEGRVVEMSGTEYMVRGRGYVKSLADLENVSVGTDNRGTPVFLKDVARVSLGPEMRRGLADLDGRGEVAGGIVVVRFGENVLSVIDRVKAKIAEVAPSLPPGVKFEVTYDRSDLIHRAISTLTEEIVKLTVAVSAVCVVFLFHLPSALVIILTLPLAIVISFICMNALGVTSNIMSLSGIAIAIGAMVDAAIIMVENAHKKLEDWEHAGRPGSRVEVILEAAQEVGPSLFFSLLVITVGFLPVFTLQGQAGRLFKPLAYTKTFAMLFSAFLAVTLTPMLMTLFIRGKVRPEDKNPLSHVLRLLYHPFVILALRFKKTMILLAVLVMAATVWPVMRLGSEFMPPLYEGTLFYMPVTMPGISIAEAGRLLKLQDSILASVPEVAQVFGKAGRAGTATDPAPMEMFETVINLKPEAQWRPGMNVEKLKAELDARLQIPGVVNAFTMPIKARIDMLSTGIRTPVGIKILGPDLAEIEKIGTRLEEVVKQVPHTRSVFADKVNTGYYLDISVKRQAAARYGLTVADVQDIVESAIGGRNLTTVILGRERYPVNVRYPRELRQDVETIRALLVPVQGSGPGGEEAGPRMGVPPAPRRMLQVPLGELANIKVTNGPSMIKSEGGMPTAYVYIDFSGTDVGGYVNSLKKAVAENVQPQMPAGYRLVWSGEYENMVSTQERLEMVIPLTIFIIFMLLYINTKSLASTCIVLLAVPFSLVGSFWLLYLLGYNMSIAVWVGIIALAGLDAETGVVMLLYLQLAYKQWQDEGRLKTQADLREAVEHGAVKRIRPKIMTVAVILAGLLPVMFSTGAGSDVMKRIAAPMIGGVVTSTILELLLYPAIFALWKGRGLAKR, from the coding sequence ATGATCATACAGAGCATCATCGGATTTTCGGGCCGCAACAGGCTCGTGGTGGCCATCATGTGCGCCACGTTGGGCCTGTGGGGCGTGTGGGCCATGCGCAACGCGCCCCTGGACGCCATCCCGGACCTCTCCGACCCCCAGGTCATCGTCTACACCGAGTGGCAGGGCCGCAGCCCCGACCTGGTGGAGGACCAGGTGACCTACCCCATCGTCACCTCGCTGCTGGCCGCGCCTGGCGTTCAGGCGGTGCGCGGCTTCTCCTTCCTGGGTTCGTCCTTCATCTACGTGATCTTCAAGGAAGGCACGGACATCTACTGGGCGCGCTCGCGGGTGCTGGAATACCTGCAATCGGTGCGCGCCAAGATACCGGCGGACGTGAACCCCGTGCTCGGGCCCGACGCCACCAGCCTGGGCTGGGGCTTCTCCTACGCGCTGGTGGACACCTCGGGGCAGCTCGACCTCTCCCAGCTGCGCTCCCTGCAGGACTGGAACGTCAAGCTGGCCCTGGAGAGCGTGCCCGGCGTCTCCGAGGTGGCCTCGCTGGGCGGCTTCGTGCGCCAGTACCAGATCACCGTGGACCCGGGGCGGCTCTTCAGCTACGGCCTGCCCCTGCAGAAGGTGCTGGAGGCCGTGCGCCTCTCCAACAACGACGTGGAAGGCCGCGTGGTGGAGATGTCCGGCACGGAGTACATGGTGCGCGGGCGCGGCTACGTGAAAAGCCTCGCGGACCTGGAGAACGTCTCCGTGGGCACGGACAACCGGGGCACTCCCGTGTTCCTCAAGGACGTGGCCCGGGTGAGCCTGGGGCCCGAGATGCGCCGGGGCCTGGCCGACCTGGACGGCCGCGGCGAGGTGGCGGGCGGCATCGTGGTGGTGCGCTTCGGGGAGAACGTGCTCTCCGTCATCGACAGGGTGAAGGCCAAGATCGCCGAGGTCGCGCCCTCGCTGCCCCCGGGCGTGAAGTTCGAGGTCACCTACGACCGCTCCGACCTGATCCACCGGGCCATCTCCACACTCACGGAGGAGATCGTCAAACTCACCGTGGCCGTGAGCGCCGTGTGCGTGGTCTTCCTGTTCCACCTGCCCAGCGCCCTGGTCATCATCCTGACCCTGCCGCTGGCCATCGTCATCTCCTTCATCTGCATGAACGCCCTGGGCGTGACCTCCAACATCATGAGCCTCTCCGGCATCGCCATCGCCATCGGCGCCATGGTGGACGCCGCCATCATCATGGTGGAGAACGCCCACAAGAAGCTTGAGGACTGGGAACACGCGGGCAGGCCCGGCTCCCGCGTGGAGGTCATCCTGGAGGCCGCGCAGGAGGTGGGGCCATCGCTGTTCTTCTCCCTGCTGGTGATCACGGTGGGCTTCCTGCCCGTGTTCACGCTCCAGGGCCAGGCCGGGCGGCTGTTCAAGCCCCTGGCCTACACCAAGACCTTCGCCATGCTCTTCTCGGCCTTCCTGGCCGTGACGCTCACGCCCATGCTCATGACGCTCTTCATCCGGGGCAAGGTGCGCCCGGAGGACAAGAACCCCCTGAGCCACGTGCTGCGCCTGCTCTACCACCCGTTCGTGATCCTGGCGCTGCGCTTCAAGAAGACCATGATCCTGCTGGCCGTGCTGGTCATGGCGGCCACTGTCTGGCCCGTGATGCGCCTTGGCTCGGAGTTCATGCCCCCGCTCTACGAGGGCACCCTCTTCTACATGCCCGTGACCATGCCCGGCATCTCCATCGCCGAGGCCGGGAGGCTCCTCAAGCTGCAGGACTCCATCCTGGCCTCGGTGCCCGAGGTGGCCCAGGTGTTCGGCAAGGCCGGGCGCGCCGGGACCGCCACGGACCCCGCGCCCATGGAGATGTTCGAGACGGTCATCAACTTGAAGCCTGAAGCGCAGTGGCGCCCGGGCATGAACGTGGAGAAGCTCAAGGCCGAGCTGGACGCCCGGCTGCAGATCCCCGGGGTGGTCAACGCCTTCACCATGCCCATCAAGGCCCGCATCGACATGCTCTCCACGGGCATCCGCACCCCGGTGGGCATCAAGATCCTGGGGCCGGACCTGGCCGAGATCGAAAAGATCGGCACCAGGCTGGAGGAGGTGGTCAAGCAGGTGCCCCACACCCGCTCCGTCTTCGCGGACAAGGTCAACACCGGCTACTACCTGGACATCAGCGTGAAGCGCCAGGCCGCCGCCCGCTACGGGCTCACCGTGGCCGACGTGCAGGACATCGTCGAATCCGCCATCGGCGGGCGCAACCTGACCACCGTGATCCTGGGCCGGGAGCGCTACCCCGTGAACGTGCGCTACCCGCGCGAGCTGCGCCAGGACGTGGAGACCATCAGGGCCCTGCTGGTGCCGGTGCAGGGCTCCGGCCCGGGCGGGGAGGAAGCCGGGCCGAGGATGGGGGTGCCGCCCGCGCCCCGCCGGATGCTGCAGGTGCCCCTGGGCGAACTGGCCAACATCAAGGTGACCAACGGCCCCTCCATGATCAAGAGCGAGGGGGGCATGCCCACGGCCTACGTCTACATCGACTTCTCCGGCACGGACGTGGGCGGCTACGTGAACAGCCTGAAGAAGGCCGTGGCGGAAAACGTGCAGCCGCAGATGCCGGCCGGATACCGGCTGGTCTGGAGCGGCGAGTACGAGAACATGGTCAGCACCCAGGAGCGGCTGGAGATGGTCATCCCGCTGACCATCTTCATCATCTTCATGCTGCTCTACATCAACACCAAGTCCCTGGCCTCCACCTGCATCGTGCTGCTGGCCGTGCCCTTCTCCCTGGTGGGTTCGTTCTGGCTGCTCTACCTGCTCGGCTACAACATGAGCATCGCCGTGTGGGTGGGCATCATCGCCCTGGCGGGCCTGGACGCCGAAACGGGCGTGGTCATGCTGCTGTACCTGCAGCTGGCCTACAAGCAGTGGCAGGACGAGGGCAGGCTCAAGACCCAGGCGGACCTGCGCGAGGCCGTGGAGCACGGCGCCGTGAAGCGCATCCGCCCCAAGATCATGACCGTGGCCGTGATCCTGGCGGGCCTGCTTCCGGTGATGTTCTCCACGGGCGCGGGCTCGGACGTGATGAAGCGCATCGCCGCGCCCATGATCGGCGGCGTGGTGACCTCCACCATCCTGGAGTTGCTCCTGTATCCGGCCATCTTCGCGCTCTGGAAGGGCCGGGGGCTGGCAAAGCGGTAG
- a CDS encoding efflux RND transporter periplasmic adaptor subunit, protein MLLAACLAAALALPGGALAQAPGQPAGQGSMAGMDHSGHGAPAAPAQQQGHAGHPAPAPAPAPAMDHSGHGAPAAPTGHEGHGATAPSSAPMPPMAMLTPEQAKLIGVTVTQAATRPFKAIIRATGRVAPDETRLATVTTKAEGYVERLMVDHTGQPVKKGQPLLAIYSPEVYATQLEYLNLLRWRSAQPKAAPEGGGEYAAMLANDSQALLAAARQRLALLDAGGLAAQLEKNGKPSRDYVLVSPVDGYVISRQATLGMQVAPGEKLYDLADLSTVWVLADVYEENLPYFKEGQTALITLTGVSGPPLTAKVAQIYPVIAADTRTAKVRFVLPNPKGLLRPEMYAEIQMGTDLGQRLAVPESAIIDTGVRKVVYYESSPNNFEPQDVTTGIRSGGFVEILSGLSPGTKVATSASFLLDAETRLKSSGGGGEHHH, encoded by the coding sequence ATGCTGCTGGCGGCCTGCCTGGCCGCCGCGCTGGCGTTGCCGGGCGGCGCCCTGGCCCAGGCTCCGGGCCAGCCGGCCGGTCAGGGCTCCATGGCCGGGATGGACCACTCCGGCCACGGCGCTCCGGCGGCTCCGGCGCAGCAGCAGGGGCACGCCGGGCATCCCGCCCCGGCCCCAGCCCCAGCCCCAGCCATGGACCACTCCGGCCACGGGGCGCCTGCCGCGCCCACGGGGCATGAAGGCCACGGCGCGACGGCCCCGTCCTCCGCGCCCATGCCCCCCATGGCCATGCTCACGCCCGAGCAGGCCAAGCTCATCGGCGTCACCGTCACCCAGGCGGCCACGCGCCCCTTCAAGGCCATCATCCGGGCCACGGGCCGCGTGGCCCCGGACGAGACCCGCCTGGCCACCGTGACCACCAAGGCCGAAGGCTACGTGGAGCGCCTGATGGTGGACCACACCGGCCAGCCGGTCAAAAAGGGTCAGCCCCTGCTGGCCATCTACAGCCCCGAGGTCTACGCCACGCAGCTCGAGTACCTGAACCTGCTGCGCTGGCGCAGCGCCCAGCCCAAGGCCGCCCCAGAGGGCGGGGGCGAATACGCGGCCATGCTCGCAAACGACAGCCAGGCCCTGCTCGCCGCCGCCAGGCAGCGCCTGGCCCTGCTGGACGCGGGCGGCCTGGCCGCACAGCTGGAGAAGAACGGCAAGCCCTCGCGCGACTATGTGCTCGTAAGCCCCGTGGACGGCTACGTGATCTCCCGCCAGGCCACCCTGGGCATGCAGGTGGCCCCGGGCGAGAAGCTCTACGACCTGGCCGACCTGAGCACCGTGTGGGTGCTGGCCGACGTCTACGAGGAGAACCTGCCCTATTTCAAGGAAGGCCAGACCGCGCTGATCACCCTCACGGGCGTTTCCGGCCCGCCCCTCACGGCCAAGGTGGCCCAGATCTACCCTGTGATCGCCGCCGACACCCGCACGGCCAAGGTGCGCTTCGTGCTGCCCAACCCCAAGGGGCTGCTGCGCCCCGAGATGTACGCCGAAATCCAGATGGGCACCGACCTGGGCCAGCGCCTGGCCGTGCCCGAGTCGGCCATCATCGACACGGGCGTGCGCAAGGTGGTCTATTACGAGTCCAGCCCCAACAACTTCGAGCCCCAGGACGTGACCACGGGCATCCGCTCCGGCGGCTTCGTGGAGATCCTCTCCGGGCTGTCCCCCGGCACCAAGGTGGCCACCTCCGCCAGCTTCCTCCTGGACGCCGAAACGCGCCTGAAGAGCAGCGGGGGCGGCGGCGAGCATCACCATTAG